From one Acidibrevibacterium fodinaquatile genomic stretch:
- a CDS encoding GIY-YIG nuclease family protein has translation MSDLDLDELRAELDDFAQPEKKGGRSPREERIIAGFEEIQRFVEKNGHAPHHGEDGDIFERLYAVRLDRLRALEECRSLLTQFDHQGLITCAPMASSGPPADSMDEDELLAELEGAAGSSEITKLRHVRTSAEKRDAEEIASREKCADFERFKPLFLHVQADLESGRRTTRPFVKDAGFLKADIQAGQFFILGGQTAYVAEVGEPIKAPNGETDARLRVIYSNGTESDLLLRSLQRALYKDDAGRRITEPSAGPLFDEQTGDGDQASGTIYVLRSKSDHPLVAANREILHKIGVTGGSVERRIANARLDPTYLMADVEIVATYELYNINRAKLEFLIHRVFGGARLDVEVMDRLGRPIVPKEWFLVPLFAIDEAVNRIKDGTITDYVYSPNTARLVERGALPPLGKLT, from the coding sequence ATGAGTGATCTCGACCTAGATGAACTGCGTGCGGAGCTCGACGATTTCGCGCAACCTGAAAAGAAGGGCGGCCGTTCGCCCCGGGAGGAGCGCATCATCGCGGGTTTTGAGGAGATTCAGCGCTTTGTCGAGAAAAACGGCCACGCTCCGCACCACGGCGAGGATGGCGATATATTCGAACGGCTCTACGCCGTGCGGCTCGACCGACTGCGCGCGCTCGAAGAATGCCGGTCCCTTCTCACACAGTTTGATCACCAGGGACTGATTACATGTGCGCCCATGGCGTCGTCTGGCCCGCCCGCTGACTCGATGGATGAGGACGAGCTGCTCGCCGAACTGGAGGGCGCGGCCGGTTCATCCGAGATCACCAAGCTGCGCCATGTGCGCACCAGTGCGGAGAAGCGCGATGCCGAAGAAATCGCGAGCCGCGAGAAGTGCGCGGATTTCGAGAGATTCAAACCCCTATTCCTGCACGTGCAGGCCGATCTTGAGAGCGGGCGCCGGACCACAAGACCCTTCGTCAAGGATGCGGGTTTCCTGAAAGCCGACATTCAGGCCGGGCAATTCTTCATCCTTGGCGGCCAGACTGCTTATGTGGCGGAGGTTGGAGAGCCGATAAAGGCGCCGAATGGCGAAACCGACGCGCGGCTCCGGGTGATCTATTCCAATGGCACCGAGAGCGACCTGCTGCTGCGATCGCTGCAGCGCGCCCTCTACAAGGATGACGCTGGTCGACGTATTACCGAGCCCAGCGCCGGCCCGTTATTCGACGAGCAGACTGGCGATGGTGATCAGGCCAGCGGCACGATCTACGTGTTGCGGAGCAAGTCCGACCACCCCCTGGTCGCGGCGAACCGCGAAATCCTGCATAAGATCGGCGTGACGGGTGGTAGCGTCGAGCGGCGCATCGCTAACGCTCGGCTCGATCCAACCTACCTCATGGCAGATGTCGAGATCGTTGCGACTTACGAACTCTACAATATCAACCGGGCCAAGCTCGAATTCTTGATCCACAGGGTCTTTGGCGGGGCGCGCCTCGACGTCGAGGTCATGGATCGCCTTGGTCGGCCAATCGTGCCGAAAGAATGGTTTCTGGTGCCCTTGTTCGCCATCGATGAGGCGGTAAACCGGATCAAGGACGGCACGATCACCGATTACGTCTATAGCCCGAATACCGCCCGGCTCGTAGAACGCGGCGCGCTACCACCTCTGGGAAAATTGACATGA
- a CDS encoding DEAD/DEAH box helicase translates to MIDNKPKSVPSVSVSYASNGSSTKANEFGMRPMQERAFEKRGEQYLLIKSPPASGKSRALMFIALDKLTNQDVKQAIIVVPEKSIGSSFHDEPLSKHGFWADWHVEPKWNLCDAPGNDNGGKVNSLGAFLETDDKVLVCTHATFRFAVDRFGVGAFDDRLIAVDEFHHVSANPDNKLGIHLGDFITRDRVHIVAMTGSYFRGDAEAVLAPQDEGKFESVTYTYYEQLNGYQYLKQLDIGYFFYSDSYADDILKVLNPAEKTIIHIPNVNSRESTKDKIKEVEHIIEELGAWQGTDPATGFQLVKTPEGQILRIADLVDDDPAKRDRVSAALKDPTQKNNRDHVDIIIALGMAKEGFDWIWCEHALTVGYRSSLTEIVQIIGRATRDAPGKTRARFSNLIAEPAAADDIVTEAVNDTLKAIAASLLMEQVLAPRFEFKPKNPQNEPTPGFDYGEGGYDPNKCNVGFNEESGKFQIEIKGLATPKSEEATRICQEDLNEVIAAFVQDKTTIERGLFDEELVPEELTQVRMGKIIKDKFPHLDAEDQEAVRQHAVAALNLTQKAKEVAAGSSLGEESANTAFVDGVRKFAMDVRELDIDLIDRINPFGEAYAILAKTMSEESLKQVAAAIAAKRTSLTPEEAKVIAKRAVEFKRERGRLPSISSADAWEKHLAEGAAAFVRFKDEGRYE, encoded by the coding sequence ATGATCGACAACAAGCCAAAATCAGTCCCGTCCGTTTCGGTTTCCTATGCCAGCAACGGCAGCTCGACCAAGGCCAATGAGTTCGGCATGCGGCCGATGCAAGAGCGCGCCTTTGAAAAGCGGGGGGAGCAATATCTGCTGATCAAGTCGCCGCCGGCCTCGGGTAAGAGCCGCGCACTGATGTTCATCGCGCTCGACAAGCTCACTAACCAGGACGTCAAACAGGCCATCATCGTCGTGCCGGAAAAGTCCATCGGCTCAAGCTTTCATGATGAGCCGCTGAGCAAGCACGGCTTCTGGGCGGACTGGCACGTCGAGCCGAAATGGAATCTCTGCGACGCGCCCGGAAATGACAATGGCGGCAAAGTCAATTCGCTCGGCGCGTTCCTTGAAACCGACGACAAGGTACTGGTCTGCACCCATGCGACATTCCGCTTTGCCGTCGACAGGTTCGGGGTCGGAGCTTTCGATGATCGGCTGATCGCGGTAGACGAGTTCCACCACGTCTCGGCTAATCCCGACAACAAGCTCGGCATCCATCTGGGCGATTTTATCACCCGTGACCGCGTGCATATCGTCGCAATGACCGGATCCTACTTCCGGGGCGACGCCGAGGCGGTGCTGGCGCCGCAGGACGAAGGCAAGTTCGAGAGCGTCACCTACACCTATTATGAGCAGCTCAACGGCTATCAATATCTGAAGCAGCTCGACATCGGCTATTTCTTCTATTCGGATTCCTACGCCGACGATATTCTGAAGGTTCTGAACCCCGCCGAGAAGACGATCATCCACATCCCGAACGTCAATTCGCGCGAGAGCACGAAGGACAAGATCAAGGAGGTGGAGCACATCATCGAGGAGCTGGGCGCCTGGCAAGGGACCGATCCGGCCACCGGATTCCAACTGGTCAAGACGCCGGAAGGCCAGATCCTACGTATTGCCGATCTGGTCGATGACGATCCAGCCAAGCGGGATCGCGTGTCCGCCGCGCTGAAAGACCCTACGCAGAAGAACAACCGCGATCACGTCGACATCATCATCGCGCTGGGCATGGCGAAGGAAGGCTTCGACTGGATCTGGTGCGAACATGCGCTGACGGTTGGCTACCGCTCCAGCCTGACCGAGATCGTGCAGATCATCGGTCGTGCCACCCGTGATGCCCCGGGCAAGACCCGCGCCCGCTTCTCAAACCTGATTGCCGAGCCTGCCGCCGCCGACGACATCGTGACCGAAGCGGTGAACGACACACTGAAAGCGATCGCGGCGAGCCTGCTAATGGAGCAGGTGTTGGCCCCTCGCTTCGAGTTCAAGCCGAAGAATCCGCAAAACGAGCCGACGCCGGGCTTTGACTATGGCGAGGGCGGCTACGATCCGAATAAGTGCAACGTCGGCTTCAACGAGGAATCCGGCAAGTTCCAGATCGAGATCAAGGGCCTGGCTACGCCCAAGAGCGAGGAAGCGACGCGGATCTGCCAAGAAGACCTGAACGAGGTGATCGCGGCCTTCGTGCAGGATAAGACGACGATCGAGCGCGGCCTCTTCGACGAGGAACTTGTCCCTGAGGAACTGACCCAGGTGCGCATGGGTAAGATCATCAAGGACAAGTTCCCGCATCTCGACGCCGAGGATCAGGAGGCCGTGCGGCAGCATGCTGTGGCGGCGTTGAATCTGACCCAGAAGGCGAAGGAAGTCGCGGCGGGCAGCTCGCTCGGCGAGGAGAGCGCGAATACCGCCTTTGTCGATGGCGTGCGCAAGTTCGCGATGGACGTGCGCGAGTTGGACATCGACCTGATCGACCGGATCAATCCGTTCGGGGAGGCCTATGCGATCCTCGCCAAGACGATGAGCGAGGAAAGCTTGAAGCAGGTCGCCGCGGCGATCGCCGCCAAGCGCACCAGCCTGACGCCCGAGGAGGCGAAGGTGATCGCCAAGCGCGCCGTCGAGTTCAAGCGGGAGCGCGGGCGTCTGCCGTCGATCAGCTCGGCCGACGCTTGGGAAAAGCACCTGGCTGAAGGCGCCGCAGCGTTCGTCCGCTTCAAGGATGAGGGCCGCTATGAGTGA
- a CDS encoding class I SAM-dependent DNA methyltransferase: MNAVEIEEAISALAERPFDADEFPYAFLEAFGNKETTLKRLRKGESNKSDLGGVLQTNNIHIAVCKPGEVTRTLAALKASPATVRAKARFVLATDGDLFEAEDLTTDDAPISCTYADFPNHFGFFLPLAGITTVKQVRESSFDIRATSRLNRLYVELLKDNPEWGTAQRRHDMNHFMARLIFCFFAEDTEIFNGTRAFTSAVETMSAKDSANTHEVISTLFRAMNTKTEERAAAGVPRWAEGFPYVNGGLFSGSTDVPRFSRIARSYLLHIGSLDWKKINPDIFGSMIQAVADDDERGTLGMHYTSVPNILKVLNPLFLDDLREKLDEAGENGRMLLNLRKRMSKIRVFDPACGSGNFLVIAYKEMRAIEAEISRRRDEADRRTEIPLTNFRGIELRDFPAEIARLALIIAEYQCDVLYRGQKEALRDFLPLDAQNWITCGNALRLDWLSICPPTGTGVRHHADDLFHTPLNQAQIDFENEGGETYICGNPPYIGGKKQSAEQKSDLAAIFSEGQHKNLDYVCGFFVKACRFIDSFDKAALVTTNSINQGTHVPVLWPEVFRANCELEFAYAPFKWANNAANNAGVSCTILGLRVRKPGPKYIYNGTTRREVSNISPYLVEGPDRIVQSETKPISGLSKMITGNAAYDGGHLFLDSREAQALRGSFQEISGNIRSVLGTSEFIDGILRFCLWFNDDELDFAASHPAVAPRIASVRSYRETGGDVAKTLISRPHQFRYRHEAKNCQILVPQVSSERREYLPVGYLGSDAIITHLGHAIYDPTLVDLSVLSSKLHLTWVSTICGKLETRLRYASNLGWNTFPLPILTDKNKVDLTRCAENILLAREAHFPATIAELYDPATMPDDLRAAHDRNDEVLERIYIGRRFKNDTERLEKLFDLYIKMTTGSSKATRTRMAATS, translated from the coding sequence ATGAACGCGGTCGAAATCGAAGAGGCCATTTCGGCACTGGCGGAGCGGCCTTTCGACGCTGACGAGTTTCCGTATGCGTTCCTTGAAGCCTTCGGGAATAAGGAAACCACGCTCAAGCGCCTGCGCAAGGGCGAGTCCAACAAGTCCGATCTGGGCGGCGTGCTTCAGACGAACAACATCCACATCGCCGTTTGCAAACCCGGCGAGGTCACGCGGACGCTCGCGGCGTTGAAGGCCAGCCCGGCGACGGTGCGGGCAAAGGCGCGCTTTGTGCTCGCCACGGATGGCGATCTGTTCGAGGCCGAAGATCTCACGACCGACGACGCGCCGATCTCCTGCACCTATGCCGATTTCCCGAACCACTTCGGCTTCTTCCTTCCGCTGGCGGGGATCACCACGGTCAAGCAGGTCCGCGAAAGCTCTTTCGACATTCGCGCAACGAGCCGTCTTAACCGGCTCTACGTCGAGTTGCTGAAGGACAATCCAGAGTGGGGCACCGCGCAGCGCCGACACGACATGAACCACTTCATGGCGCGGCTGATCTTCTGCTTCTTCGCGGAGGACACCGAGATATTCAACGGCACTCGCGCCTTCACGTCGGCCGTTGAGACGATGAGCGCGAAGGATTCGGCCAACACGCATGAGGTGATCAGCACGCTATTTCGAGCGATGAACACCAAGACGGAGGAGCGCGCCGCCGCCGGCGTTCCGCGCTGGGCCGAGGGCTTTCCCTATGTGAACGGCGGACTGTTTTCCGGCAGCACCGATGTGCCGCGCTTCAGCCGCATCGCGCGATCTTACCTGCTGCACATCGGCAGCCTTGATTGGAAGAAGATCAACCCGGACATCTTCGGGTCGATGATCCAGGCGGTGGCCGATGATGACGAGCGCGGCACGCTCGGCATGCACTACACCAGCGTTCCGAACATTCTGAAGGTGCTGAACCCGCTCTTTCTGGATGATCTCCGTGAGAAGCTGGATGAAGCTGGCGAGAATGGGCGCATGTTGCTCAACCTGCGCAAGCGCATGTCTAAGATCCGCGTGTTCGATCCGGCCTGCGGTTCGGGCAATTTCCTTGTCATCGCCTACAAGGAGATGCGGGCTATCGAGGCGGAGATTAGTCGCCGCCGCGATGAGGCCGATCGGCGCACAGAAATTCCGCTGACAAATTTTCGCGGGATCGAACTGCGCGATTTTCCGGCCGAGATCGCGCGCTTGGCGCTCATTATCGCCGAATACCAGTGCGATGTGCTCTATCGCGGCCAGAAAGAGGCCCTGCGAGATTTCCTGCCGCTTGATGCGCAGAACTGGATCACCTGCGGCAACGCCCTGCGGCTCGATTGGCTGAGCATCTGCCCGCCGACAGGAACGGGCGTGAGGCACCACGCCGACGACCTATTTCATACGCCGCTCAATCAGGCGCAGATCGATTTCGAGAATGAGGGCGGCGAGACTTACATTTGCGGAAATCCGCCGTACATCGGCGGAAAGAAACAAAGTGCTGAACAGAAAAGCGACCTCGCGGCCATTTTTTCCGAAGGGCAGCATAAAAACTTAGACTACGTATGCGGGTTCTTTGTTAAAGCCTGCAGATTCATAGATTCTTTTGACAAGGCTGCATTGGTTACTACTAATTCGATCAATCAAGGCACCCATGTCCCCGTGCTCTGGCCAGAGGTTTTCCGGGCCAATTGCGAGCTGGAATTTGCATACGCACCATTCAAATGGGCGAACAACGCGGCGAACAACGCCGGCGTTTCCTGCACAATTTTGGGTCTGAGAGTACGTAAGCCGGGTCCCAAATACATCTACAACGGAACTACGCGGCGCGAAGTGTCCAATATCAGTCCCTATCTCGTCGAGGGACCGGATCGGATCGTGCAGTCGGAAACGAAGCCGATTTCTGGACTCTCCAAGATGATCACTGGCAACGCTGCATACGACGGCGGCCACCTTTTTCTTGATAGCCGCGAGGCCCAAGCACTTAGAGGCAGCTTCCAAGAAATCAGCGGCAATATTCGGTCTGTCTTGGGCACGTCGGAGTTCATTGATGGCATTTTGCGGTTTTGCCTTTGGTTTAACGACGACGAACTCGACTTCGCGGCCTCGCATCCTGCCGTGGCTCCTCGCATTGCATCCGTGCGCTCCTATCGCGAGACTGGTGGCGATGTCGCCAAGACATTAATTTCTCGACCTCACCAATTCAGGTATCGGCACGAAGCAAAGAACTGCCAAATACTTGTACCGCAGGTATCATCGGAGCGCAGAGAGTACTTGCCAGTTGGGTATCTGGGAAGTGACGCTATAATAACACATCTCGGTCACGCAATTTACGATCCCACGCTAGTCGATCTGTCGGTGCTGAGTTCAAAGCTCCATTTGACGTGGGTCTCGACGATATGTGGAAAGCTGGAAACGCGACTGCGCTACGCTAGCAATCTCGGCTGGAATACGTTTCCGCTACCGATATTGACTGATAAGAACAAAGTTGATCTCACTCGCTGCGCCGAAAATATCCTCCTGGCCCGAGAGGCACATTTCCCAGCGACGATCGCCGAGCTTTATGATCCAGCGACCATGCCCGACGACCTCCGTGCAGCTCACGACCGTAACGACGAGGTACTCGAGCGCATCTATATCGGCCGTCGGTTCAAGAACGACACTGAACGACTCGAAAAGTTGTTCGACCTTTACATCAAAATGACGACAGGATCGAGCAAAGCAACCAGAACGCGTATGGCGGCAACATCATGA
- a CDS encoding HigA family addiction module antitoxin produces MWRFCRKYSAPLVECRLSLYVRAVRANANRQAMHPGTTVRQDCIEKNGLSVTDAARILGVDRQTLSNLLNARSGISPEMAVRLEKAFGTSAREWLLRQLDFELAEVMRRANKIKVEPFRVPTTESGENE; encoded by the coding sequence ATGTGGCGATTTTGTCGGAAATACTCCGCGCCGCTTGTCGAGTGTCGATTATCACTATACGTTCGTGCCGTTAGGGCTAATGCGAATCGACAGGCGATGCACCCAGGAACGACAGTCCGGCAGGATTGTATTGAAAAGAACGGGTTGAGCGTGACCGACGCCGCGCGAATCCTTGGTGTTGATCGACAGACGCTCAGCAATTTGCTGAACGCCCGGTCGGGAATCTCGCCGGAGATGGCTGTTCGGCTGGAGAAGGCGTTCGGCACTTCAGCGCGCGAATGGCTGCTTCGGCAGCTCGATTTTGAGCTGGCCGAGGTCATGCGGCGAGCGAACAAGATCAAGGTCGAGCCTTTCCGTGTGCCGACCACGGAAAGCGGGGAGAACGAATGA
- a CDS encoding ATP-binding protein, which produces MFERFVERRAEEALSDTPVVLIVGPRRAGKTTLVRKMGEAGRTYITLDDQTVLEAAQSDPAGFIRGLDRAIIDEVQRAPDLLLAIKKTVDEDYRPGRFLLTGSANVLTLPRVADSLAGRMETIQMLPLARAEVEGRTPTFLEHLFAGKLRSQRDAILGDDLVQIVLLGGFPEAISRGSERRRQDWSRSYLTSVLTRDLRDIADVEKLTELPKFVRLLAEHSGQLVNYSQFGAGINVSHKTGQRYVGLLEQVFLIATVQPWFTNALKRIVKTPKLHFLDSGLLATVRGLSFDRVKADRSTFGALLESFVFAEILKLMTASDLRLTPHHFRDRDGREVDIVLERDDGMIAGIEVKASATVKAGDFGGLRALAEACGDRFAFGVVLYDSPDVVPFGDRLAAAPLSSLWNGEMRTNKASQLK; this is translated from the coding sequence ATGTTCGAGCGGTTTGTGGAGCGACGGGCGGAGGAAGCCCTGTCTGATACGCCGGTGGTCCTGATCGTAGGGCCGCGCCGTGCCGGCAAGACCACGCTTGTCCGAAAAATGGGAGAAGCCGGGCGGACCTATATCACGCTCGACGATCAAACGGTCCTTGAGGCCGCCCAGTCCGATCCCGCTGGCTTCATCCGCGGCCTCGATCGGGCCATTATCGACGAAGTCCAGCGCGCGCCTGACCTGCTGCTGGCCATCAAGAAGACAGTCGATGAGGACTATCGGCCGGGTCGCTTCCTGCTCACCGGCTCGGCGAACGTCCTGACCTTGCCGCGCGTCGCCGACAGCCTAGCCGGTCGGATGGAGACCATCCAGATGCTGCCGCTCGCAAGGGCTGAGGTCGAAGGCCGGACGCCGACTTTCCTGGAGCATCTCTTCGCAGGAAAGCTCCGGAGCCAGCGGGACGCAATCCTGGGCGACGATCTTGTCCAGATTGTCCTGCTCGGCGGTTTCCCCGAAGCGATCAGCCGCGGCAGCGAGCGCCGGCGGCAGGACTGGTCGAGGTCCTATCTCACGTCGGTGCTGACGCGCGATCTGCGGGACATCGCTGACGTCGAGAAGCTGACGGAACTTCCGAAATTCGTAAGGCTGTTGGCCGAGCACTCCGGCCAGTTGGTCAACTATTCGCAGTTCGGCGCCGGCATCAACGTCAGCCACAAGACGGGGCAGCGTTATGTCGGGCTGCTTGAGCAGGTGTTCCTGATCGCAACGGTGCAACCATGGTTCACGAATGCCCTGAAACGCATCGTCAAGACGCCGAAGCTACACTTCCTCGATTCCGGCCTACTGGCGACCGTGCGTGGGCTCTCCTTCGACAGGGTAAAGGCGGATCGCAGCACGTTCGGCGCGCTGCTCGAAAGCTTCGTGTTCGCGGAGATTCTGAAGCTGATGACGGCTTCGGACCTGCGGCTGACGCCTCACCATTTTCGGGATCGGGACGGGCGCGAGGTGGACATCGTGCTGGAACGCGATGACGGGATGATCGCAGGCATCGAGGTCAAGGCGAGCGCGACGGTCAAGGCCGGTGATTTCGGCGGCCTACGAGCCTTGGCCGAGGCGTGCGGAGACCGCTTTGCCTTCGGAGTCGTCCTCTACGACAGCCCGGATGTCGTGCCGTTCGGCGACAGGCTGGCGGCAGCGCCATTGTCGAGCCTTTGGAACGGAGAGATGCGGACGAACAAGGCAAGCCAACTGAAGTAG
- a CDS encoding competence protein CoiA, with translation MQYALVDGERKEAFPGGTGSCPTCAAAMVAKCGPRIIHHWAHRGRRNCDPWWENETEWHREWKNRFPEDCREISHTAPDGEIHRADIKTPTGIYIEVQHSSMTDAERESREAFYQNLVWVIDGTPFRKNFDIYHMLPDPASELARDLVWAKAARHMAGANCGIFFRVSANQEHYPGVTKATLRSGLIESLERIRPEVEASYRGHHQYDWVRPRQTWLDAKCPVYIDFGDEWLARLEVYDETELRCIRLVAKQKFVHDVMTETRGLDIDTRFYPISQTSIEIP, from the coding sequence ATGCAGTACGCGTTGGTGGATGGTGAACGAAAGGAGGCCTTTCCAGGCGGAACGGGGAGCTGTCCGACCTGCGCCGCCGCTATGGTCGCCAAGTGCGGCCCGCGCATCATCCATCATTGGGCACACCGCGGCCGCCGCAACTGCGATCCTTGGTGGGAGAATGAGACGGAGTGGCATCGGGAATGGAAGAACCGTTTCCCCGAGGACTGTCGGGAAATCTCGCACACCGCGCCTGACGGCGAAATCCACCGCGCAGACATCAAAACGCCGACCGGCATTTATATCGAGGTCCAGCATTCGAGCATGACGGATGCCGAACGGGAGTCGCGGGAGGCATTTTATCAGAACCTCGTCTGGGTGATCGACGGCACGCCATTCCGGAAGAATTTCGACATCTACCACATGTTGCCGGACCCGGCCTCTGAGCTTGCTCGGGATCTTGTTTGGGCGAAGGCGGCTCGCCACATGGCTGGCGCGAATTGCGGGATCTTCTTCCGGGTGTCGGCCAATCAGGAGCACTATCCCGGCGTGACGAAGGCCACGCTGCGCAGCGGCTTGATCGAAAGCCTTGAACGGATCCGGCCCGAGGTCGAGGCGAGCTATCGGGGACATCATCAATATGACTGGGTGCGCCCGCGCCAGACCTGGCTGGATGCGAAATGCCCGGTCTACATCGACTTTGGCGATGAGTGGCTGGCCCGGCTTGAGGTATATGATGAGACCGAACTCAGATGCATCCGTCTGGTCGCCAAGCAGAAGTTTGTCCACGACGTAATGACAGAGACGCGGGGACTGGACATCGACACTCGGTTTTATCCAATCTCTCAGACTAGCATCGAGATACCGTGA